In Funiculus sociatus GB2-C1, the following proteins share a genomic window:
- a CDS encoding DUF1206 domain-containing protein, with amino-acid sequence MNTGQKDPITGANSSEWVERLARLGFGARGVVYATVGVLAAQAAFGAGGKTTDTKGALQSIVTQPFGKFLLAIVAFGLLGYVLWRFVEAIADPENKGTDAKGLALRLGYAGSGLIYAGLAWSAIKLILGSGGGGNSNSSQDWTARLLAQPFGQFLTGLVGAAVIGMGFYQFYRAYKAKFRKKWKISEMSQQEEKWATLASRFGIASRGVVFSIIGLFLLQAARQSDATQVEGLGGALAALARQPFGPWLLGIVAFGLIAYGIYNFVEARYRRIQTR; translated from the coding sequence ATGAACACCGGACAAAAAGACCCCATAACTGGCGCTAATTCTTCTGAGTGGGTGGAGAGACTGGCACGTTTGGGCTTTGGAGCTAGAGGAGTGGTTTACGCCACCGTGGGAGTGCTGGCGGCGCAGGCGGCGTTTGGTGCAGGCGGCAAAACCACTGATACTAAGGGTGCGCTGCAAAGCATTGTGACGCAGCCGTTTGGGAAATTCTTACTAGCTATAGTAGCTTTCGGCTTGCTTGGTTACGTGCTGTGGCGTTTCGTGGAAGCGATCGCCGATCCAGAAAACAAAGGCACCGATGCCAAAGGTCTTGCGCTGCGTCTGGGATACGCTGGTAGCGGCTTGATCTATGCTGGGTTAGCCTGGAGTGCAATTAAGCTGATCCTGGGTTCGGGAGGCGGGGGTAATAGTAATTCTTCCCAAGACTGGACAGCACGCTTATTAGCGCAACCCTTCGGTCAATTTCTAACTGGGCTTGTGGGAGCCGCCGTGATCGGCATGGGCTTCTATCAATTTTACAGAGCTTACAAAGCCAAATTCCGCAAAAAGTGGAAAATCAGCGAGATGAGCCAACAAGAGGAGAAATGGGCGACACTCGCTAGCAGATTTGGTATTGCTTCTCGTGGTGTCGTTTTTAGCATTATCGGTCTTTTTCTACTCCAAGCGGCGCGGCAGTCCGATGCCACTCAAGTTGAGGGACTAGGTGGTGCCTTGGCAGCACTAGCACGACAGCCTTTTGGCCCTTGGCTTTTAGGAATTGTTGCCTTCGGTCTAATCGCTTATGGTATTTATAATTTCGTAGAAGCGCGGTATCGGCGGATTCAGACTAGGTAA
- the rppA gene encoding two-component system response regulator RppA — MRILLVEDEPDLGAAIKRTLSQEAYIVDWVLDGTQAWEFLESQWTQYTLAIFDWLLPGLSGIELCVKLRQQNNPLPVLMLTAKDSMEDKVAGLDAGADDYLIKPFGMAELLARLRALQRRSPQLQAPALQVGSLTLDYTTHTVCYQNKQAIPLTIKEFQLLEYFMKHPTQIVTRDQLLNQLWELGAEPMSNVVAAQMRLLRRKLAEYGCDRVLETVYGVGYRLNSH, encoded by the coding sequence ATGCGGATACTTTTAGTCGAAGATGAGCCTGATTTGGGTGCGGCAATTAAACGAACCTTAAGCCAGGAAGCGTATATAGTTGATTGGGTTCTGGATGGCACGCAAGCATGGGAATTTTTAGAAAGCCAGTGGACGCAATATACGCTGGCTATTTTCGATTGGTTACTACCAGGATTATCAGGAATCGAGTTATGTGTAAAGCTACGGCAGCAAAATAATCCTCTACCAGTTTTGATGCTAACTGCTAAAGACAGTATGGAAGATAAAGTTGCTGGGTTGGATGCTGGTGCTGATGATTATTTAATCAAGCCGTTCGGCATGGCAGAACTGTTAGCGAGGCTGCGGGCATTGCAAAGGCGATCGCCTCAACTTCAAGCCCCAGCTCTGCAAGTTGGCAGTTTGACTTTAGATTACACTACTCATACGGTTTGTTATCAGAATAAGCAAGCTATTCCTCTGACTATTAAGGAATTTCAACTGTTAGAGTATTTTATGAAGCATCCGACGCAGATTGTTACTCGCGACCAACTTCTAAATCAGCTTTGGGAATTGGGCGCAGAACCGATGAGTAATGTGGTGGCGGCTCAGATGCGGCTGCTGCGTCGTAAATTAGCTGAATATGGATGCGATCGCGTCCTCGAAACTGTCTATGGTGTGGGATATCGTTTAAATAGTCATTAG
- the rppB gene encoding two-component system sensor histidine kinase RppB, with product MNQNKLFQLTRWRLAGWYVGIMGLILSLCGFAVYRAIAHANWNALDRELESVAGTLHDSIEPTLKQPGRLEPITQKLLPDICLALNGCVTQLENTQRHAIGAIHQGDYYVRLLDRSGRLIALAGLQPEGLYQTSKRELWQIHKDRQGTRYHQISLSLHTQDNHSWGYIQVGRSLKDLDNQLAVLKFILLLGLPVAMILVGGSSWLLAGLAMQPIYQSYRQIQQFTADAAHELRTPLAAIQATVESSLRINKLSGREARDTLITLERQNHRLSELVKDLLLLSRMDQQVSPIKVRLTCLNDLVSDVTEELAALAIASDVNLMADNGNVGEPLYVNGDEEQLYRLLCNLVINAIQYTPVGEEVMVTLESSDRTALIHIKDTGIGITAQQQKLIFNRFYRVNSDRSRNSGGSGLGLPIALAIATAHNGSIHVESKLGKGSTFTVKLPMHNSA from the coding sequence GTGAATCAAAATAAACTATTTCAGCTAACGCGCTGGCGACTGGCTGGCTGGTATGTTGGCATCATGGGCTTGATTCTGAGTTTGTGTGGATTTGCTGTTTACCGCGCGATCGCTCATGCTAATTGGAACGCACTCGATCGAGAATTAGAATCTGTCGCCGGAACGCTACACGATAGCATTGAACCAACTTTGAAGCAGCCTGGACGCTTGGAACCAATTACTCAAAAACTCTTACCAGATATTTGTCTTGCTCTTAACGGCTGCGTTACCCAATTAGAAAATACACAGCGTCACGCAATAGGCGCAATTCACCAAGGCGACTACTACGTGCGTTTATTGGATCGTTCAGGACGCTTAATTGCTTTGGCAGGACTTCAGCCAGAGGGATTATATCAAACATCAAAACGGGAATTGTGGCAAATTCACAAGGATCGCCAAGGTACTCGCTACCATCAAATTTCTCTGTCTCTGCATACCCAAGATAATCACTCTTGGGGATACATTCAGGTGGGGCGAAGTCTTAAAGACCTTGACAATCAACTTGCTGTCTTGAAATTTATCTTATTATTAGGCTTGCCAGTGGCAATGATTTTGGTAGGCGGTTCTAGTTGGTTGTTGGCTGGACTAGCGATGCAACCAATTTACCAATCTTATCGCCAGATTCAACAATTTACAGCGGATGCTGCCCATGAGTTACGGACACCTCTAGCTGCAATCCAAGCGACGGTAGAATCTTCATTGAGAATAAATAAACTAAGTGGAAGAGAGGCGAGAGACACCCTTATAACTCTTGAGCGTCAGAATCACCGCCTATCTGAACTTGTTAAGGATTTGTTATTACTATCTCGCATGGATCAGCAGGTTTCGCCTATAAAAGTTCGTCTCACCTGTCTCAATGATTTAGTCAGTGATGTGACAGAAGAATTGGCAGCGCTGGCGATCGCATCTGATGTTAATCTTATGGCTGACAACGGCAATGTAGGCGAGCCTTTGTATGTAAATGGTGACGAGGAACAGCTGTATCGTCTGCTTTGTAACTTAGTTATTAACGCTATTCAATACACGCCCGTCGGGGAAGAGGTGATGGTTACTTTAGAAAGTAGCGATCGCACTGCGCTGATTCACATAAAAGATACAGGCATCGGCATTACAGCGCAACAACAAAAGCTGATTTTTAACCGATTCTATCGCGTGAATAGCGATCGCTCCCGAAACAGTGGCGGTTCTGGCTTGGGATTGCCGATTGCGCTAGCGATCGCTACTGCCCACAACGGCAGCATACACGTTGAGAGCAAATTGGGCAAAGGCAGCACTTTTACCGTTAAACTGCCTATGCACAATTCAGCCTAA
- a CDS encoding efflux RND transporter periplasmic adaptor subunit, which produces MRFHLMAMRSVSGIFLFLLLLITPKFVLAHGGHGDEFHQETEANPGTQQGIQVDAQTVKRMGIEVKPVTKQQMNFGIKTTGQIETLPSQKVEVTSPTPGKIVELLVEPGAVVQAGKVIAVIAAPDLVELRVNSQEKRAEAEADLQQAEADLKLAEQNYQRYLQIAAADIKQARSQLALAEERYNRDRELSSQGAIPRRQVLEDETELAEALATVTKATSRREVLEAEAQLKRAKSAVEVAKSRIRLSNATYQTRLQQLGTRANDKGLVTVTAPISGTVADREITLGQSVEEAGEKLMTILNNSRVWATANIYEKDLEKVKIGQQAIAKVASLPNRTFTGKIAVIGSVVEGETRVVPVKAELDNADGQLKPGMFAQLEVLTDKTPTAVLVMPTSAVVEANGRQLVYVENGTTFEPAEIALGRTLGDLVEIKSGLFDGDRIVTQGAIQLYAESLKGNRSQQQGAIRGAEKGKSEEKESIIQNFLPWLWVVGGGGAIASGAFWLGRRTKKAVSLVEFSIPEMPKTQDSDPQQLTPKR; this is translated from the coding sequence ATGCGCTTCCACCTTATGGCCATGCGTTCTGTTTCAGGAATATTTCTATTTTTGTTGTTACTTATAACGCCAAAGTTTGTTTTAGCTCATGGTGGACATGGAGACGAATTTCATCAAGAAACAGAAGCAAATCCGGGGACTCAACAGGGAATTCAGGTGGATGCTCAAACAGTAAAGCGGATGGGAATTGAAGTTAAACCTGTCACGAAGCAGCAGATGAATTTTGGCATTAAAACTACAGGTCAAATTGAAACTTTGCCCAGCCAAAAAGTAGAAGTTACTTCACCAACTCCAGGTAAAATTGTTGAACTTTTAGTAGAACCTGGTGCCGTTGTCCAAGCAGGCAAAGTTATCGCCGTCATCGCCGCACCTGACTTAGTAGAATTGCGCGTCAATTCTCAGGAAAAACGGGCAGAAGCAGAGGCAGATTTGCAACAAGCTGAAGCTGATTTAAAGTTAGCCGAACAAAATTATCAGAGATACTTGCAGATAGCCGCAGCAGACATAAAACAAGCCCGCAGCCAGTTAGCATTGGCTGAGGAACGGTATAACCGAGATCGGGAACTCTCATCACAGGGAGCAATTCCGCGCCGCCAGGTGCTGGAAGACGAAACCGAACTGGCAGAAGCTTTGGCGACAGTTACCAAAGCCACTAGCCGCCGGGAAGTTCTGGAAGCTGAAGCGCAACTTAAACGCGCTAAATCAGCGGTAGAAGTGGCAAAATCTCGTATCCGCCTGAGTAACGCCACTTATCAAACTCGACTGCAACAGTTGGGAACTCGCGCTAATGACAAAGGACTGGTGACGGTGACTGCACCGATTTCTGGAACTGTTGCTGATCGGGAAATCACCCTTGGTCAATCGGTGGAAGAGGCGGGGGAAAAGTTGATGACTATCCTCAATAATAGTCGGGTTTGGGCTACGGCGAATATCTACGAAAAAGATTTAGAAAAAGTGAAAATTGGGCAACAAGCGATCGCAAAGGTTGCTAGTTTGCCGAATCGTACTTTTACAGGCAAGATTGCCGTAATTGGCTCGGTTGTAGAAGGTGAAACGCGGGTTGTACCAGTCAAAGCCGAACTGGATAATGCTGATGGACAGTTGAAACCGGGAATGTTTGCCCAATTAGAAGTTTTGACTGATAAGACACCAACTGCTGTGTTAGTGATGCCAACTTCAGCTGTAGTAGAAGCCAATGGCAGGCAGCTAGTTTATGTGGAAAATGGTACAACTTTCGAGCCTGCTGAAATCGCTTTGGGCAGAACTTTGGGAGACTTGGTTGAAATTAAGAGTGGCTTGTTTGATGGCGATCGCATCGTCACCCAAGGCGCAATTCAACTTTACGCCGAATCTTTAAAAGGCAATCGCTCCCAACAACAGGGCGCAATTCGGGGGGCGGAAAAAGGGAAAAGTGAAGAAAAAGAGTCAATAATCCAAAATTTCCTTCCCTGGTTGTGGGTTGTAGGTGGTGGGGGAGCGATCGCATCTGGTGCTTTTTGGTTAGGTCGTCGCACCAAAAAAGCCGTCAGTTTGGTAGAATTCTCAATTCCCGAAATGCCGAAAACTCAGGATTCCGATCCCCAGCAACTAACCCCAAAACGGTAG
- a CDS encoding Uma2 family endonuclease, protein MVNYNPLQNLPSSDELPDSDDTPVDHELQILIPTLLRIILNLLWASRNDWFFGVNMGIYHTSGTNPRIAIVPDSFLSLGVPRLKNGKLRPSYIVWEENNIVPIWVLEVVSKTYGGEYDEKITDYARLGVLYYCVYNPDYSRRDKHNVLEVYRLVNGEYVRQPGEPVWMPEIGLGIGRENGTHDRCHREWLYWYDEQGNRFPTPDERTEQERQRAERLVELLRERGIDPETLS, encoded by the coding sequence ATGGTAAACTACAATCCGCTGCAAAATCTACCCTCAAGTGACGAACTACCAGATTCTGACGACACTCCAGTGGATCATGAATTGCAAATCCTAATCCCCACCTTACTGAGGATAATTTTAAATTTGCTGTGGGCTAGTCGTAACGACTGGTTTTTCGGCGTAAATATGGGCATTTACCATACATCTGGGACAAATCCCAGAATTGCCATAGTTCCCGATAGTTTCCTGAGTTTGGGAGTACCGCGGCTCAAGAATGGTAAGTTACGACCAAGTTACATCGTTTGGGAAGAAAATAACATTGTTCCAATTTGGGTCTTAGAAGTCGTTTCCAAAACCTACGGGGGAGAATACGACGAGAAAATTACCGATTATGCCCGATTAGGGGTGTTGTACTATTGCGTTTACAACCCCGATTATTCTCGGCGCGACAAGCATAATGTCTTGGAGGTGTACCGCTTGGTGAACGGAGAATATGTACGTCAACCGGGTGAACCCGTCTGGATGCCGGAAATTGGCTTAGGAATTGGGCGCGAAAATGGCACTCACGATCGCTGTCATCGGGAATGGCTTTATTGGTATGACGAGCAAGGTAATAGATTCCCAACGCCAGATGAACGAACAGAGCAAGAGCGGCAACGAGCTGAGCGGCTGGTAGAGTTACTACGGGAAAGGGGGATTGACCCGGAAACTCTCAGTTAG
- a CDS encoding GUN4 domain-containing protein, translated as MGKVAIIRVMLVIVVVVAAGVSAWAAWKQHRQEEQRREQDKRQRLAQREEARKWENLNQPPPKNPETSIQSPPLGSLIGEIEDGMRELKTSINDVFAKPATQQSKPILASKLAVLLASGRLKEADEETLRIMLQVADREKEGWLDVAAIEKLPCEDLRAIDQLWLESSDGRFGLSVQKQIWKSVGGNFNADDQIYEAFSDRIKWRVNQNWLQVDDLTFNSSAPNGHLPAVAVRLGGLSWGVTGFWWEKRQAYVFLLCDKHW; from the coding sequence ATGGGTAAAGTGGCAATTATTCGGGTGATGCTCGTAATCGTCGTAGTAGTAGCGGCGGGAGTGTCAGCCTGGGCTGCATGGAAGCAGCACCGACAAGAGGAGCAACGACGCGAACAAGACAAACGTCAGCGATTAGCTCAGCGTGAAGAAGCAAGAAAGTGGGAAAACTTAAATCAGCCGCCGCCGAAGAATCCAGAAACAAGCATCCAGTCACCGCCACTGGGAAGTTTGATCGGTGAGATTGAAGATGGTATGCGCGAGTTGAAAACATCTATCAATGACGTTTTCGCAAAGCCTGCAACTCAACAAAGTAAGCCAATATTAGCTTCAAAACTAGCTGTTCTCCTAGCATCAGGAAGATTGAAAGAAGCTGACGAAGAAACACTCAGGATTATGCTTCAAGTGGCAGATCGAGAAAAAGAAGGTTGGTTGGATGTAGCAGCCATCGAAAAATTACCTTGTGAAGACCTTCGCGCTATCGACCAACTTTGGTTAGAATCCTCTGATGGACGCTTTGGACTTAGTGTACAAAAGCAAATTTGGAAAAGCGTAGGCGGAAATTTCAACGCTGACGATCAAATTTATGAAGCTTTTAGCGATCGCATAAAATGGCGCGTGAATCAAAACTGGCTACAAGTCGATGACCTTACCTTCAATTCCTCGGCTCCCAATGGACATTTGCCTGCTGTTGCTGTCAGGTTGGGCGGGTTGAGTTGGGGTGTGACTGGGTTTTGGTGGGAAAAGAGACAAGCCTACGTTTTCCTTCTCTGTGACAAACACTGGTAA
- a CDS encoding efflux RND transporter permease subunit, whose protein sequence is MLSAIIKWSIKQRWIVILAAGVITVWIFRVASQMPVDVFPNFAPPQVEIQTEAPGLAPEEVESLVTLPIESAINGTPGVTTVRSASAVGLSVVKVIFNWETDIYQARQLVTERLQQAQEKLPETVDSPQISPISSSIGTVLQYAFTITQDKPQSQIDLMELRRIVDWQVTNRLLAVPGVSQVVAYGGDIRQYQVLVDSEKLKAFNISLHEVQEAAAAANVNAPGGYLTNPDQELLIRGIGRIESIEDLQQSVIKSRNGTPIMLGDVADVKIGAALKRGDASLNGKKAIVLMVNKQPLVDTPTVTRAIETAMAEVKSGLPKDVQVQVTFRQEDFIDASIENVREALVEGSFIVALILIPFLMNWRTLVVSLTALPLSLLLGLLALNWLGQGLNTMTLGGLAVAIGSAVDDAIVDAENVYRSLREYKNKGLGTGESGQRNFLNSESQIPNIKSPLDVVFEGCQEVRDSLFGATLITVVVFSPIFALAGVEGRIFAPMGIAYLVAVLASSVTALTVTPALCAILLPHGSFPEKEPWVARFFKGLYRPFLMFSLRSSKLISAIAIASLVAAIAIAPSLGRVFLPEFQERSLVNTLTLYPGVSLDNTNRAGEALQDALKDDPRFDFIQLRSGRAPGDADAAGVNFGHLDVELSEAGIKDRKGSIEKLREEFAKLPGVAPNIGGFISHRMDEVLSGVRSAIALKIFGPDLQQLRTIGRQIEDIMKTVPGIVDLQLEPQLPIRQIQIQFDRSAAARYGLTVGELSETIETALNGKVVSQVLEEQQTFDLVVWLKEDARRNLDTISNLLVDTPNNQKIPLAQVAKIDYGTGPNTINRENVSRLIVVSANASGRDLRSVVDEISAKVKQQVQLPPGYFIQYGGQFESEQRATQNILLFSSLAFVVITILIYFSVKSFPSTAMIMINLPLALVGGVLSIALTDGVISVASLVGFITLFGVATRNGLLLVDNYNAKFADGLPFREVIIEGSMQRLNAILMTAFTSALGLLPLVFGGGAGKEILQPLAVVVLGGLFTSTALTLLVLPALYAQFGKILIPKKV, encoded by the coding sequence ATGCTCAGTGCCATCATCAAATGGTCTATTAAACAACGCTGGATAGTTATCCTCGCCGCCGGGGTAATTACAGTATGGATCTTTCGCGTGGCTTCGCAAATGCCAGTGGATGTTTTTCCCAATTTTGCTCCACCCCAAGTAGAAATACAAACTGAAGCCCCAGGATTGGCACCAGAGGAAGTAGAATCCCTCGTTACTTTACCTATTGAAAGTGCAATTAATGGGACTCCGGGGGTAACAACAGTACGCTCCGCCTCAGCGGTGGGACTCTCAGTTGTGAAAGTTATCTTCAACTGGGAAACTGATATTTATCAAGCCCGACAGTTAGTGACAGAAAGATTGCAGCAAGCTCAAGAAAAGCTACCAGAAACTGTCGATTCACCCCAAATTTCGCCTATTAGTTCCTCTATCGGTACTGTACTCCAATATGCTTTTACTATTACCCAAGATAAACCTCAATCCCAAATCGACTTAATGGAGCTACGGCGGATTGTCGATTGGCAAGTGACAAATCGCCTCTTAGCTGTTCCTGGTGTCTCGCAAGTTGTGGCTTATGGCGGTGATATTCGCCAGTATCAAGTATTAGTTGATTCAGAAAAGCTGAAAGCGTTTAATATCTCTTTGCACGAAGTACAAGAAGCTGCTGCTGCTGCTAATGTTAATGCTCCTGGTGGTTATTTAACTAATCCAGACCAAGAATTATTAATCCGAGGCATTGGGCGAATTGAATCTATTGAAGACTTACAGCAATCGGTAATTAAATCTCGCAATGGTACACCCATTATGCTAGGAGATGTTGCTGATGTTAAAATTGGTGCTGCCTTGAAGCGTGGCGATGCCAGCTTGAACGGCAAAAAGGCAATAGTTTTAATGGTTAATAAACAGCCGCTTGTTGATACTCCGACTGTCACTCGTGCCATAGAAACGGCAATGGCAGAGGTTAAATCTGGCTTACCCAAAGATGTGCAAGTGCAGGTTACTTTTCGTCAGGAAGACTTTATCGACGCCTCGATTGAAAATGTTAGGGAAGCTTTGGTAGAAGGTAGCTTTATTGTTGCCCTAATTTTGATTCCGTTTTTGATGAATTGGCGGACTCTTGTAGTTAGCCTCACGGCGCTTCCCTTGTCTTTGCTGTTAGGATTGCTGGCGTTAAATTGGCTGGGACAGGGACTTAATACGATGACTTTGGGCGGCTTGGCTGTAGCCATTGGTTCAGCGGTAGATGATGCGATTGTGGATGCTGAAAATGTCTACCGTTCTCTGCGGGAATATAAGAACAAGGGACTGGGGACTGGGGAAAGTGGACAGAGGAATTTTCTCAATTCCGAATCCCAAATTCCAAATATAAAATCTCCTTTAGATGTGGTTTTTGAAGGCTGTCAGGAGGTGCGCGATTCTCTGTTTGGTGCCACATTAATTACGGTGGTTGTATTTTCCCCAATTTTTGCTTTAGCTGGTGTAGAAGGTCGCATTTTTGCACCGATGGGTATTGCTTATTTAGTGGCAGTTTTGGCTTCTAGTGTTACAGCACTTACAGTTACTCCAGCTTTATGTGCTATCTTACTGCCTCACGGTAGTTTTCCAGAAAAAGAACCGTGGGTGGCGAGATTTTTTAAAGGGCTTTATCGTCCCTTTTTAATGTTTTCTCTGCGTAGTTCTAAGCTAATTTCTGCGATCGCGATCGCATCTCTTGTAGCAGCAATTGCGATCGCGCCTTCGTTGGGACGGGTATTTTTGCCGGAGTTTCAAGAGCGATCGCTAGTCAATACCCTGACTCTCTATCCCGGTGTTTCTCTGGATAATACCAACCGTGCTGGTGAAGCGCTTCAAGATGCTCTCAAGGACGATCCCCGCTTTGATTTTATCCAGTTACGATCGGGACGCGCCCCCGGAGATGCTGATGCAGCAGGTGTGAACTTTGGCCATTTGGATGTGGAACTGAGCGAAGCTGGGATAAAAGACCGCAAAGGAAGTATTGAAAAGCTACGGGAAGAATTTGCTAAATTACCTGGTGTTGCGCCCAATATTGGCGGTTTTATTTCTCACCGGATGGATGAAGTGCTATCAGGGGTGAGGAGTGCGATCGCGCTCAAAATTTTTGGCCCCGACTTGCAGCAACTCCGCACAATTGGTAGACAAATCGAAGACATCATGAAAACTGTCCCCGGTATTGTAGACTTGCAACTAGAACCCCAACTGCCAATTAGACAGATCCAAATTCAGTTTGACAGGTCAGCTGCTGCTCGTTATGGTTTAACTGTGGGCGAACTGTCAGAAACTATTGAAACAGCACTCAATGGAAAAGTCGTTTCCCAAGTCTTAGAGGAGCAACAAACCTTTGACCTTGTGGTGTGGTTAAAAGAAGATGCTCGCCGCAACTTGGATACTATTAGTAATTTGCTAGTCGATACTCCTAACAATCAAAAAATTCCCCTCGCTCAAGTTGCCAAAATTGACTACGGGACAGGCCCAAATACTATCAACCGTGAAAATGTTTCCCGTTTAATTGTTGTATCCGCCAACGCCAGTGGCAGAGATTTGCGCTCTGTAGTAGATGAAATTAGCGCCAAAGTTAAGCAACAAGTGCAATTACCTCCTGGTTACTTTATTCAATATGGCGGTCAATTCGAGTCGGAACAACGAGCTACCCAAAACATATTATTATTTAGCTCTCTAGCTTTTGTAGTAATTACGATATTAATATATTTCTCAGTTAAATCTTTTCCCTCAACTGCGATGATTATGATTAATTTACCCTTAGCATTAGTGGGAGGAGTGCTTTCAATTGCGCTCACAGATGGTGTTATCTCTGTGGCTTCTCTGGTTGGTTTTATCACCCTGTTTGGTGTCGCCACTCGCAACGGGTTGTTATTAGTTGATAATTACAATGCTAAATTTGCCGATGGTTTGCCTTTCCGTGAAGTCATAATTGAAGGCTCCATGCAGCGGCTAAATGCTATTTTGATGACGGCTTTTACCTCGGCTTTAGGCTTGTTACCTCTGGTATTTGGCGGTGGTGCTGGTAAAGAAATTCTGCAACCTTTAGCGGTAGTGGTGTTGGGGGGATTGTTTACTTCTACAGCTTTAACGCTGTTAGTATTACCTGCTTTGTATGCTCAGTTTGGGAAAATTTTGATACCTAAAAAGGTTTGA
- a CDS encoding saccharopine dehydrogenase family protein, which produces MTQVLILGGSGRIGSSVAADLVAHTQAQVILTGRHEAAGMSVTQELGSKVKFLALDLADDSVLRDAIASCNLVIHCAGPFHYRDDRVLKLCIKEGVNYLDVSDHPSYTRKALDCREEAAAAGVTAIVNTGIFPGISNSMVRQCVEQLDETDRIHLSYLVSGSGGSGVTVMRTTFLGLQKPFEVWIDGQWQEIKPYSDREVIEFPPPYGRTGVYWFDMPEAFTLPETFPVKTVITKFGTVPDFYNYLTWSVAHWWPSSWLRNRYVIEFLARVSHRMTDVSDRFTGVGVAIRSEASGRKDGQPAKFCSTLVHENTAVAAGYGTGSLAELLLTGKLKKPGVWAVEQALPTDLFEHTMQSRGLNIHQEWLPQKN; this is translated from the coding sequence ATGACACAGGTTTTAATTCTTGGAGGAAGCGGACGGATTGGCAGCAGCGTAGCAGCCGATCTGGTCGCACACACACAGGCGCAAGTTATACTTACTGGCAGACACGAAGCTGCTGGGATGTCGGTCACTCAAGAGCTGGGGTCGAAAGTGAAATTCCTGGCTCTAGATTTGGCAGACGACTCGGTACTCAGGGATGCGATCGCCTCTTGTAATCTGGTAATCCACTGTGCGGGGCCATTTCATTACCGGGATGATAGAGTCCTAAAACTCTGTATAAAAGAGGGTGTCAACTATCTGGATGTCAGCGATCACCCATCCTATACACGCAAAGCCTTAGATTGCCGGGAAGAAGCTGCCGCTGCGGGGGTGACAGCGATTGTTAATACGGGAATTTTCCCCGGTATCTCTAATAGTATGGTGCGCCAGTGCGTCGAGCAGCTAGATGAGACAGACAGGATTCACCTAAGTTATCTAGTATCGGGTTCCGGCGGGAGTGGGGTGACGGTGATGCGAACCACATTTCTAGGGTTGCAAAAACCCTTTGAAGTTTGGATAGATGGTCAATGGCAGGAGATAAAGCCGTATAGCGATCGCGAAGTCATTGAGTTTCCGCCGCCTTACGGTCGCACTGGCGTTTACTGGTTTGATATGCCAGAAGCCTTTACGCTACCGGAAACTTTCCCAGTCAAAACCGTAATCACCAAATTTGGCACAGTTCCCGATTTTTACAATTACCTTACCTGGAGCGTTGCCCACTGGTGGCCTTCCAGCTGGCTAAGAAATCGTTATGTCATCGAGTTTTTAGCCAGAGTCAGTCACCGCATGACCGATGTAAGCGATCGCTTTACCGGAGTTGGCGTAGCCATTCGTTCTGAAGCCAGCGGACGTAAAGATGGACAACCAGCCAAGTTTTGCTCAACTTTAGTGCATGAAAACACAGCAGTTGCAGCTGGTTATGGTACTGGCAGCCTTGCCGAATTATTGCTAACTGGGAAACTCAAAAAACCCGGTGTTTGGGCAGTAGAACAGGCACTCCCCACCGATTTATTTGAACATACCATGCAAAGCCGAGGGCTTAATATTCATCAAGAGTGGTTGCCTCAAAAAAATTAA